DNA from Asanoa sp. WMMD1127:
GATGGCGGCCGATGTTTCCGGTGCCGCCGGTGACGAGGATGGTGTCGGTCATGCCCCCACCCTCAAACCTCAACATTTGTTCAAGTCAAGCTAGGGTGGCCGGGTGCCACCCGCGAAAGAGCTGACGATCGGCGAACTCGCCGACCGCAGCGGCGTCCCACAGTCGGCGCTGCGGTTCTACGAGCGCCAGGGCCTGATCTCGAGCCGGCGCACGAGCGGCAACCAGCGTCGCTACGACCGCACCACTCTGCGCCGGGTGGCGTTCATCAGGGCGTCGCAACGCGCCGGCATCCCGTTGGCCCAGGTGGGCGAGGTGCTCGGCTTCCTGCCGGACGGCCAGCCGCCGACCCGCGAGTTCTGGCTGCGGGCCTCGGAATGCTGGCGCGAGGCCCTCGACGACCGCATAGCCCAACTCCAACGCATGCGCGACCGCTTCACCACCTGCATCGGCTGCGGCTGCCTGTCCTTCGACGAATGCGCCCTGGTCAACCCCGACGACACCCTCGCCCGACGCGGCCCCGGCGCCCACCTTCTCAACGCCCGCACCCCGCGCGACTGACCCGGGCCGGCGGTGCGCCGATCCGTCGGCCTGATCCCGCGCCAAGCGGCGGACCGGCCGCCAGATCGCTCGCCGCACCGCGGAGCGGGCCGCCAAGGCGGACCGCCGGCGTAGTGCCGCCGACAGTCGCCGGGTGGGCGCCGGCGTCGTGCGGCTGACGGTGGCCGGGTGGGTGTCGGCGTCGTGCGGCTGACGGTCGCCGGGTGGGCGCTGGCGTCGTGCGGCCGACGGTGGTCGCCGGGTGGGTGTCGGCGTCGTGCGGCCGACGGTCGCCGGGTGGGCGCTGGCGTCGTGCGGCCGACGCTGGCCGGGTGGGCGCTGGCGTCGTGCGGCCGACGGTGGCCGCCGGGTGGGCGCCGGCGTCGTGCGGCCGACGGTGGCCGCCGGGTGGGTGTCGGCGTCGTGCGGCCGACGCTGGCCGGGTGGGCGCCGGCGTCGTGCGGCCGACGGTCGCCGGATGGGCGACGCCATGACCGTGGCGTCCGTCGACTCAGACGTAGGTGACGGTCACCGGTAGCCCTGTGAAGGCCGCATAGCGGTCGATCTCCGCGGCCAGAGCCTTGCGGTGCCGGGCGGTCGGCTCGATCAGCAGGTCGATCTCCAGGGCGATCCCTTTCGGCTTGACCTTGCGACGCCAGAAGGCGCCGACCTGGCCGTCGAAAGCGATCGGGTGGAACATCATGTTGTCGGTGTAGCGGCCCGGGTCCGGGGACGCGGACGCGACGTTGTAGACGAACTTGGTGTCGCTGTAGGCGACCACGTATTCGTCGTAGCCCTGCAGCAGCGACGCGGCCGGGGCGGGGGCCGGGGGAGGGGCGTCCGCGGCGAACCACAGCGTCCGGCCGTCGACCACCTCGTGCGCCAACGCGTCACCGCACAGGGCGATGCCCTGCTTGATCTCCGCGACCGTCAGGCTCGACCACCACGCGAAGTCCTTGACCGTGGCCGGGCCGTGGCTGGTGAAGTAGCGCCGCGTCAGCTCGGCCAAGGCCTCCGGGGCCGACAGGGTGACCGGGTCCGGCACGCGTTCCGAGACCAGCGCGTAGGTGTGCTGCTTCCCACGCATCACCCCGTTGGCGATCAACCCCTCGAGCTCGGCGAACATCACCACGTAGGCCAGCTTGTTGCCCGTCGCCTCGAAGCCGGCGGCGGCCAGCGCGGCGCCGAGCTCGTTGCGGGTCAGGTGGTTGCCGCCGCGCAGCGCCGAAGTGATCACCTCGTTGGTGCGGGCCGCGACCTCCGGGGTCAGCCCGTGACCGCGGTTGTAGTAGCCGTTGAACACGTGCACCCGGTGGGCCGTCGCCGCCTGGATCCAACCCAGCTCCGAACCCAGCACGAAATGCCACGTCGGACGCAGGATGTGCGTGCGCAGGATGACGCCCTCGTCGAGCAGCGACTGCACCGCGGCATCGGTGACACCACCGCCCGACCGCTGCCCCAGCGACCACTTGGCCACCGCGTATTCCTGTGCCTGCACGCACCCCAGGCGCCGCACCGCCTCGACCGGGTCCGCGGACGGCGGCCCGGCCAGATGCTGCTGGTGCAACCGCCGAGGCCCGATCTCCGTCGCGTCCATGGCCAAGAGTCTAAGAAGGACCACCGACAGGAAACGGCGCGGCGGCCCAAGGACGAGGGGCCGCCGCGCCACGCGCGACACCTAGGACGCGTGCTCCTTGCGCACCGCCTCGGCCAGGTGACTCGGCATCGGCTCGTACCGCGCGAACGACCGCCCGAACGTCCCCGAGCCGGAGGTCATCGACCGCAGCTCCACCGCGTACCGCACGAGCTCTGTTGCCGGCACCTCCGCCCGCACCAGCGTGCGCTCACCGCCCGCCGGATCCGGCTCAGTGCCCAGCACCCGCCCGCGCCGGCTCGACATGTCGGACATCACCGCGCCGACGTAGGCGTCCGGGATCCGGATGACGATCTCGTCGACCGGCTCCAGCAGCGTGACCAGACCCTTGTCGGCCGCGTCGCGCAGCGCCAGCTGGCCCGCCGTCTGGAACGCCGCGTCGGACGAGTCGACGCTGTGCGCCTTGCCGTCGAACAGGGTCACCCGCAGGTCGACGACCGGGTAGCCGGCCACTATCCCGCGCTCCATCTGGGCGCGCACGCCCTTCTCCACCGACGGGATGTAGTTGTGCGGCACCGCGCCGCCCACCACCTTGTCGGCGAACTCGAAGCCGGACCCGCGCTCCAGCGGCTCCACCTCGATGTCGCACACGGCGTATTGCCCGTGGCCGCCGGACTGCTTCACGTGCCGGCCATGGCCCTTGGCGCCGGTGACGAACGTCTCGCGCAGCGCCACGCGTACGGGCTCGGTGTCGATGTCGGCCCCTCCGCCGCGCAACCGGTCGAGCACGACGTCGGCGTGCGCCTCGCCCATGCACCACAGCACCATCTGGTGCGTCTCCGGGTTGCGCTCGAGGCGCATCGTCGGGTCGCCCGCCACCAGCCGCCCGAGGTTCTTGGCGAGCGTGTCCTCGTCGGAGCGGGTCTTGGCGACCACCGCGACCGGCAGCATCGGCTCGGGCATCTCCCAGGGCGCGATCAGCAGCGGGTCGTCCTTGGCCGAGATCGTGTCGCCGGTCTCCGCGGTGCCCGACTTGGTGATCGCGCAGATGTCGCCGGCGATGCACCGCGACACCTCGCGCAGCTGGGCGCCCAGCGGCGAGTAGATGTGCGCGATCCGCTCGTCGGAGTCGTGGTCGGGGTGGCCGCGTTCCTCCATGCCGTGGCCGGAGATGTGCACGGTCGCCTCCGGGGACAGCGTCCCCGAGAAGACCCGCACGAGTGACACGCGCCCGACGTGCCGGTCGATCGTGGTCTTGACCACCTCGGCCACCAGCGGGCCGTTGGGGTCGCACGTGAGTGGCGGCCGCGGCGAGCCGTCGACGCCGGTGACCACCGGCAGGTCGTGCTCGAGGGGCGACGGGAAGGCCGACGTCAGCACCTCGAGCAGCGCGTCGATGCCCACCTTGCTCTCGGCGCAGGTCGGGATCACCGGATAGAAGTGGCCGCGGGCCACCGCCGTCTCCAGGTCGTTGATCAGCACCTCGGTGTCGATCTCCTCGCCGGCGAGGTAACGCTCCATCAGCGTCTCGTCCTCGCTCTCGGCGATGATCCCCTCGATCAGCTCGTTGCGGGCCTCGGCGATCGCCGGCACGTGCTCGGGATCGGGGTCGCGCACCTCGGGCGGGTAGCCCTTGCTGTAGTCGAAGACCCGCTGCGTGATCAGCCCCATCAGGCCGACGGTCGAGACGCCGTCGTCGCCGAGCATGGGCAGATAGAGCGGGAGTACGTTGTCGCCGAACACGCGCTGGCAGAGCGCGACCGTCTCGTCGAAGTCGGCGCGCTGGTGGTCGAGCCGGGTGACCGCGACCGCGCGCGGCATGCCGACGCTGGCGCACTCCTCCCACAGCGTCGCGGTCGCCGCGTCCATCCCGTCGGCGGACGGCACCACGAACAGCGCCGCGTCGGCCGCGCGCAGGCCGGCGCGCAGCTCACCGACGAAGTCGGCGTAGCCCGGGCTGTCGAGCAGATTGACCTTGATGCCGTTGTGGACGAACGGCGCGGCGGCGAGGCTCACCGACCGCTGCTGTTTGACCGCGGCCGGGTCGTGATCACAGGTCGTGGTGCCCTCGGTGACCGAGCCGGCGCGGCTGATCGTGCCGGTGGCGGCCAACAGTGCTTCGACGAGGGTCGTCTTTCCCGACCCGGAATGTCCGACGAGCACCACGTTGCGTACCCTGCCGGGCTCATCCACCACCGGCGCGGGGCCGGTGACTCCCTTCTCCTGACCCTTCTGAGCCATCGGGACCTCCCTGGTGAGCTAGCTCACGTCATCTCTCGATCCCACACCCGCAACCCGCCGTACACAAGCCCGACGCCAAAGGTGAGCAAGTGACGGACGACCCGCCCGGGAACAGCGGGCACCGTATCGTCGCGGGCGTCGCACCGTTATCGTGGGTGCGCCATGGCGAAGATCTTCCAGGTGTCCGCGCGGGCCGCGATGGCCCACGTGATCGAACCCACCGCCCGGCGGCTCATCGCCTGGGGCGTCACGCCCAATCAGGTGACGGTCGCCGGGACCATCGGCGTGGTCGGCGCCTCGGTCGGTCTGGGCGCGACGGGCCATTTCATCGCCGGCGCGCTGGTTGTCACGGTCTTCGCCCTTGTCGACCTGGTCGACGGCACGATGGCCCGGCTGTCCGGGGGTTCCACCCGGTTCGGCGCGCTGCTCGACTCGACCATGGACCGCATCGCCGACGGCGCGATCGTCGGCACGGTGATCTACATCCTGGCCGGGCGGGGTGACCGCTGGGGCGTGGTGGGCGGCATCGTCTGCCTGGTCCTCGGCGCGGTCGTGTCCTACGTCAAGGCGCGGGCCGAGGGGCTGGGCATGACGGCCAACGTCGGCATCGCCGAGCGCGCGGAACGTCTGATCATCATCGGCGTCGGCGGGCTGCTGGCCGGCTTCGGCCTCGCGTGGGGTTTCGCGGCGGCCATCTGGTTCCTGGCCGCGCTCTCGACGATCACGGTCGGGCAGCGCCTGGCGTACGTCTACAAGCAGGCGAAGGCGGCCGACGAGGCCGACCGGGCCCGGGCCGCCGAGTCGCCGTCGTGAATCCCGTCGACCTCGGCTACGCGGCCGGGTGGAAGCTGGTCCGCGGCATGCCCGAGCCGGTCGCGCGCTCGGTGTTCCGGGCCGCCGCCGACTACGCGCACCGCAAGGGCGGCAAGGGCACGGCCCGCCTGCGCGGCAACCTGCGGCGGGTCGTCGGGCCGGACATGCCCGAGGCCGAGCTCGACGAGCTGACGCAGGCGGCCCTGCGGTCGTACGCCCGGTATTGGCGTGAGGCCTTCCGCCTGCCGTCGCGGACGCACGAGCAGCACCTGGAGGACTTCCGGGTCGCCAACTGGCACCTGCTGGCGAAGATAATGGAGGAAGACCCGGGCGTGATCATGGCGCTCAGCCACTCCGGCAACTGGGACATCGCCGGCGCCTGGGTCACCGCGATGGGCTGGAAGCTGACCACCGTCGCCGAGCGGCTCAAGCCGGAGTCGGTCTACGAGCGGTTCGTCGAGTTCCGCCGCAGCATCGGCATGGAGATCATCCCGCTGACCGGTGGCGAGCAACCGCCGTTCGACATCCTGGTGGACCGCCTGCAGGCCGGCGCGATCGTGCCGCTGCTGGCCGACCGCGACCTCTCGAAGCGCGGGGTCGAGGTCTCGTTCTTCGGCGGGCGCACGCGGATGCCGTCCGGTCCCGCGTTGCTGGCGATCCGCACGGGCAAGCCGTTGCTGGTGATCGACGTGTGGTACGACGACGAGTGCACCCGGGGGTACGTGAACCCGCCGGTCGAGATACCCGGGCCGGAAACGGGAACGTTGCGGGAACGGGTCGCGGTGGTGACCCAGCGTATGGCCACCATGTTCGAGGCCGCGATCGCCAGACATCCCCAGGACTGGCACATGCTCCAGCGGGTCTGGTTGGACAAGCCGCCGACCCCGGAGGTCTGAGGAGGTGGGCAGCATGCGGATCGGCATCGTGTGCCCCTACTCCTTCGACGTGCCGGGTGGCGTGCAGAACCACGTCCTCGACCTGGCGCGGGCCCTGATCGCGCTCGGTCACGAGGTCTCGGTGCTGGCGCCGGCGGACGACGAGGCGGAGCTGCCGCCGTTCGTGGTCTCGGCCGGCCGGGCGGTTCCCCTGCCCTACAACGGTTCCGTGGCGCGGATCGCGTTCGGGCCGATCTCCAGCGCGCGGGTACGGCGATGGCTGTCGCGCGGCGACTTCGACGTGCTGCACGTGCACGAGCCGTTGACGCTGAGCCTGTCGATGCTGGCGGTGCTCAACAGTCGGGGGCCGGTGGTGGCGACGTTCCACACGGCCATGACGCGCTCGCGGGCGCTGTCGGCGGCGCAGGGCGTGCTGCGGTTGGTGCTGGAGCGGATCACCGCGCGGATCGCCGTGAGCGCGTTGGCGCGCAAGGTGCAGGTGGAGCATCTCGACGGGGGAGCGGTCGAGATCCCGAACGGGGTGGATGTCGCCCGTTATGCCTCTGCGGTTCCGCTGCCTGGTTGGCCTGGGCCCGGCGGGGCGCTGGGCTTCCTTGGGCGCTTCACGGAGCCGCGTAAGGGCTTTCCGGTGTTGCGGGACGCGTTCGTGCGGCTGGCGCCGTCGCGGCCCGGGCTGCGGCTGCTGGTGGCCGGCCCCGGTTCGCGCGACGAGCTGCTGTCGGGTGTGCCGGCCGGGTTGCACGACCGGCTCACGTACCTGGGGCTGGTGTCCGAGGCCGAGAAGACGCGGATGTTGCGTAGCGTCGATCTCTATGTCGCGCCCAACACGGGCGGCGAGTCGTTCGGGATGATCCTGACCGAGGCCATGGCCGCCGGTACGGCGGTCGTGGCGAGCGACCTCGACGCGTTCCGCCGGGTGCTGGACGGTGGCCGCGCGGGGCAGTTGTTCCCGACGGGGGACGCGAGCGCTTTGTGCTCCTCGCTGTCGTCCCTGCTGGACTCGCCCGCGACGCGTTCGGAGCTGGTGTCGGTGGCCAGGTCGGTGGTGGCGGGCTACGACTGGCCGGTGGTCGCGCTGCGCGTGCTGGAGGTCTACGCGGCCGCGATCGAGGCGACCGACGGCCGTGTCATCGATGTCGAATGGTTGTGAATCTTCTTCACTCGCCGGTAGGACATGATCCCTGTTCCGGGTACTCGCACTACGATGCGCAACATGTGGTGGGTCGTAGTCGTGGTCGCCGTGGTCGCGGTGCTGGCCACGTACCTGACGTGGACGGCCCAACGGGTCGACCGCCTGCACGACCGCTCCGCCGCGGCCGCCCGCGCGCTGGACGCCCACCTCATGCGCCGCGCGGCCGCCGCCGCGGTCCTGGCGGAAGACCGCCAAACACCCGAGTTGTACGCCGCCGCCCGGATCGCGCTCGACGCGGTCCCTGAGGAACGTGAGGCCGCCGAGAACGACCTGACCCGGCAGCTCCGTGCGATGGACCTGTCGGCGGAGGAGCGGCGTGAGGACGCGGTGATCGCGGCCAGCCGGCGCCTGGTGCTGGCCCGGCAGGTGCACAACGACCTGGCCCGGGAGGCGCATGCAGCCCGGCGGCGGCGCCTGGTGCGGATCTTGCTGCTGACCCGGCGGCACGACCGGCCGCGCTTCTTCGACATCGACGACCCGACCTTGACGCCGGCCCGCGCGGCGGCGCCGGTCTCACCGGCCCCGGTGATCGCCCAGCCGCCGGCTGCGGGGGTGGCCGGCTAGGTCGAGCGGTGCAGGCAGCGTGTTCTCGGCGCCGGCGCGGAGGTGACACTGACGCTGCCGGCGTGTCGCGGCTGCGCGCGGTGACACCGGGCCGGACACGTGATCGTGTGCAGCACGTCGAGACCTCAAGCCGCTCTCCGCATGATCAGGTGCAGCCCATCGCGACGTTCAGCGGCGTGTCGCCCAGATCTGACGCACCTGATCGTGGACGCATCAGTCGATCCGCCAGGCAGGGCGCACACGATCAAGTCGACCGCCGCGGGCCGTGCCGGTCAGCATCTGGGCTGGCTCGCCTTCGGCACGCCAGCCGGCTCGATACTGACCCGATTCGTGATCGGCCAGCGCCGGTCTGTGCTGTTGGCGGCCCGATGCCGTTGAGTCTGATCATGGGATCGGCACCATCTCAATTCCGATCGGAGCGGCGCGTCCGCCCATAACCACTGACGCCTGCAACCCTTCCGCCGAGGCCACAGATATTCGCGCCAATTTCGTGTCGGTCGTGAACCATCGCCGGCCACTTCGGTACTCATCAGCATGAGACCAACGATCTGGCGACCGGCCCCGCAGGCACGGCGAATCCGCGGCGCGGCGCCACCTGTTGGCGGCGCAGATGAGCCCGCTGTCGATGGTCATCGACGGCTCACCCGCCGCCGGCAGGTAGACCCATGCGCCTGACGTTGAGTCCCGATCCGCCGACAGGCCCGCCCGGGGGAGACGGCGTCCGGCGTCGACGCCAACGCGTTCAGACGCACCTGCGACATCCCGAAGCGCCTCGAGATCAGCCCCGTCCGCGCGTGCGACGCCGAGCTGCTGGGCGTGCCGGGGCGGGCGTCGCCGCCAACCAGATCGGCCGTTCCCGGATGACCAAGGGGGAGGCGGTCGTTTGTGCGAATTGGTCCGACCGGCAGCGCGCGGCCGGCCACCGCGGCCTGGTCGGATCGGCGGCATTTCGGTTGCTGGTTGTTGGCCTTGTCCGCCGCGGATCTGGCAGGGACGGGCCCCCTCGGGCCCGGCCCGGTCTCCGGCGGGAGCGACGGTCGTGCCCACGGCGAACCCGGGACATGATTTTGATCGATTGGTGTTAGACAGGCCACCAGGGGGTCGATTGGATATCGGTTGAGAGCCAATTCCGCACTAACCTGGCTCTTCGACGGGGTCGGCGAGAGGAGTGTGGGCACGTGACCGAGACCACCGAGCAGGGCGGCGTGACTGGCACGTCGCGGGTCAAGCGCGGCATGGCGGAGATGCTCAAGGGCGGTGTGATCATGGATGTGGTCACGCCGGAGCAGGCCAAGATCGCTGAAGACGCTGGCGCGGTCGCGGTCATGGCGCTCGAGCGGGTGCCGGCCGACATCAGGGCGCAGGGTGGGGTGTCGCGGATGAGCGACCCCGACATGATCGACGGCATCATCAACGCCGTGTCCATCCCGGTGATGGCCAAGGCGCGGATCGGGCATTTCGTCGAGGCGCAGATCCTGCAGGCGCTCGGCGTCGACTACGTCGACGAGTCGGAGGTGCTCACGCCGGCCGACTACAGCAACCACATCGACAAGTGGGCGTTCAGCGTGCCGTTCGTGTGCGGCGCGACCAACCTCGGCGAGGCGCTGCGGCGGATCACCGAAGGCGCCGCGATGATCCGGTCCAAGGGCGAGGCCGGCACCGGCGACGTATCCAACGCGACCACTCACATGCGCAAGATCGGCGGCGAGATCCGCCGGCTGACGTCGCTGTCGCCCGACGAGCTCTACGTGGCGGCCAAGGAACTGCAGGCGCCCTACGAGCTGGTCGCCGAGGTCGCCAGCACCGGCAAGCTGCCGGTCGTCCTGTTCACCGCGGGCGGCATCGCCACCCCGGCCGACGCGGCGATGATGATGCAGCTCGGCGCTGAGGGCGTCTTCGTCGGCTCGGGCATCTTCAAGTCGGGCAACCCGGCGGAGCGCGCGGCCGCGATCGTCAAGGCCACCACGTTCCACGACGACCCCGACGTGCTCGCCAAGGTCTCCCGCGGCCTGGGCGAGGCCATGGTCGGCATCAACGTCGACGACATCCCGCAGCCGCACCGGCTCGCCGAGCGTGGCTGGTGACCCGACCAAGCGAGCGCGGCTCGCGGTCGCGCCTGTCGGGGCCGAGCGAGCTCGGCCTGCGGCGGCGACCGTTCGGGCTGAGTGAATGCGGCCCGCGGCGCCCGTCCGAACGGAGCGAGCGCAGCCATAGGCCGCGCTCGTCCCGGCCCAGCGAGCGCGGCCTATGGCGGCGCCCGTCCCGGCCCACCGAGCGCAGCCTGCGGCCGCGCTCGTCCCGGCCCACCGAGCGCAGCCTGCGGCCGCGCTCGTCCCGGCCCACCGAGCGCAGCCTGCGGCCGCGCTCGTTCGGGCGGAGTGAGTGCGGTCTGCGGTGGCGTCCGTCGGAGCCGAGCGAGCGCGGTCTGCGGTTGGACCCGTTCGAGCGGAGCGAGGTAGCGGAATGACGGCTCGTCCGGTTGTTGGCGTGTTCGCGTTGCAGGGCGACGTGCGTGAGCACGTACGCGCGTTGACGGCCTGCGGCGCCACCGCTGTCCCGGTGCGCCGGCCCGCGGAGCTCGACGAGGTCGACGGCCTGGTCATCCCCGGCGGCGAGTCCACCACGATGAGCAAGCTGTCGATCGATTTCGGCCTCTACGACCCCATCGCGAAGCGGCTCGCCGACGGCATGCCCGTCTACGGGTCCTGCGCGGGCATGATCATGCTGGCCACCACGGTCCTGGACGGTCGCGCGGACCAGCGCAGCTTCGGCGCGCTACCGATGACGGTGCGTCGCAACGCGTTCGGGCGCCAGGTGGACTCGTTCGAGGCCCCGGTCGCGGTGGCGGGCCTGGAAGGCGACCCGTTCCACGCGGTCTTCATCCGGGCGCCCTGGGTGGAGTCGGTGGGCGACGAGGTCACCGTCCTGGGCACGATCGACCGCGCCGGCGCCGACGGCGTCACCGCCCCGCACGTGGTGGCGGTGCGCCAGGGGTCGGCGCTCGCGACGTCGTTCCACCCGGAGCTGACCGGCGACCTCCGCCTGCACAACCTGTTCGTCGAGATGGTCCGCGAGGCGGCCTGAGCGTCGGCGCGAGCCGACTACCTCTCGAGGGCATCGAGTGGGCTGGGCGTCAGCCAGCGGAACTGAAGCTCGCCGTCGTCGTCACGATGGTCGAGTACGCCGGCCTGCGTGAGGTTGAACAGCATGTCGTGCAGCGCCTGCCCGAGTGGGTTGTCTGTCCAGAACACCCACTTCACGTCCCCGAACGATTGATCGGCGAACAGGCCGACCACTCGCCCGAGTTGATACTGGGCTCCGTCGATGTCGGTCCAGTCGGCCAATGCGTCCGCGAGCGCCACGAGCGGCATCGTCGCACACGGACGGGCCCGTCAACCGCCCGCGAACGTCGTGTGCGCCCGGCTTGGTCCCTGCCGCGGCTCGACGGGACGGTGGTTCGGAGTGAATCGGTTCGATCGTGGGAGCGGCGTCAATGGGACCGTTCGGGCGCCTTTGTTCGGTCTCGGTACAGCCCGGCCGGCTTGGGGTCTGACGACGGTCCGGGCGTGGGTCGGCGGGCGGTGACCGGCTTGGGGTCTGACGACGGTCCGGGCGTGGGTCGGCGGGCGGTGACCGGCTTGGGGTCTGACGACGGTCCGGGCGTGGGTCGGCGGGCGGTGACCGGCTTGGGGTCTGACGACGGTCCGGGCGTGGGTCGGCGGGCGGTGACCGGCTTGGGGTCTGACGACGGTCCGGGCGTGGGTTGGCGGGCGGTGACCGGCTTGGGGTCTGACGACGGTCCGGGCGTGGGTCGGCGGGCGGTGACCGGCTTGGGGTCTGACGACGGTCCGGGCGTGGGTTGGCGGGCGGTGACCGGCTTGGGGTCTGACGACGGTGCCGGCGTGGGTCGGCGGGCGG
Protein-coding regions in this window:
- the soxR gene encoding redox-sensitive transcriptional activator SoxR; amino-acid sequence: MPPAKELTIGELADRSGVPQSALRFYERQGLISSRRTSGNQRRYDRTTLRRVAFIRASQRAGIPLAQVGEVLGFLPDGQPPTREFWLRASECWREALDDRIAQLQRMRDRFTTCIGCGCLSFDECALVNPDDTLARRGPGAHLLNARTPRD
- the pdxT gene encoding pyridoxal 5'-phosphate synthase glutaminase subunit PdxT, whose product is MTARPVVGVFALQGDVREHVRALTACGATAVPVRRPAELDEVDGLVIPGGESTTMSKLSIDFGLYDPIAKRLADGMPVYGSCAGMIMLATTVLDGRADQRSFGALPMTVRRNAFGRQVDSFEAPVAVAGLEGDPFHAVFIRAPWVESVGDEVTVLGTIDRAGADGVTAPHVVAVRQGSALATSFHPELTGDLRLHNLFVEMVREAA
- a CDS encoding glycosyltransferase family 4 protein, encoding MRIGIVCPYSFDVPGGVQNHVLDLARALIALGHEVSVLAPADDEAELPPFVVSAGRAVPLPYNGSVARIAFGPISSARVRRWLSRGDFDVLHVHEPLTLSLSMLAVLNSRGPVVATFHTAMTRSRALSAAQGVLRLVLERITARIAVSALARKVQVEHLDGGAVEIPNGVDVARYASAVPLPGWPGPGGALGFLGRFTEPRKGFPVLRDAFVRLAPSRPGLRLLVAGPGSRDELLSGVPAGLHDRLTYLGLVSEAEKTRMLRSVDLYVAPNTGGESFGMILTEAMAAGTAVVASDLDAFRRVLDGGRAGQLFPTGDASALCSSLSSLLDSPATRSELVSVARSVVAGYDWPVVALRVLEVYAAAIEATDGRVIDVEWL
- a CDS encoding elongation factor G-like protein EF-G2; translated protein: MAQKGQEKGVTGPAPVVDEPGRVRNVVLVGHSGSGKTTLVEALLAATGTISRAGSVTEGTTTCDHDPAAVKQQRSVSLAAAPFVHNGIKVNLLDSPGYADFVGELRAGLRAADAALFVVPSADGMDAATATLWEECASVGMPRAVAVTRLDHQRADFDETVALCQRVFGDNVLPLYLPMLGDDGVSTVGLMGLITQRVFDYSKGYPPEVRDPDPEHVPAIAEARNELIEGIIAESEDETLMERYLAGEEIDTEVLINDLETAVARGHFYPVIPTCAESKVGIDALLEVLTSAFPSPLEHDLPVVTGVDGSPRPPLTCDPNGPLVAEVVKTTIDRHVGRVSLVRVFSGTLSPEATVHISGHGMEERGHPDHDSDERIAHIYSPLGAQLREVSRCIAGDICAITKSGTAETGDTISAKDDPLLIAPWEMPEPMLPVAVVAKTRSDEDTLAKNLGRLVAGDPTMRLERNPETHQMVLWCMGEAHADVVLDRLRGGGADIDTEPVRVALRETFVTGAKGHGRHVKQSGGHGQYAVCDIEVEPLERGSGFEFADKVVGGAVPHNYIPSVEKGVRAQMERGIVAGYPVVDLRVTLFDGKAHSVDSSDAAFQTAGQLALRDAADKGLVTLLEPVDEIVIRIPDAYVGAVMSDMSSRRGRVLGTEPDPAGGERTLVRAEVPATELVRYAVELRSMTSGSGTFGRSFARYEPMPSHLAEAVRKEHAS
- the pdxS gene encoding pyridoxal 5'-phosphate synthase lyase subunit PdxS, whose product is MTETTEQGGVTGTSRVKRGMAEMLKGGVIMDVVTPEQAKIAEDAGAVAVMALERVPADIRAQGGVSRMSDPDMIDGIINAVSIPVMAKARIGHFVEAQILQALGVDYVDESEVLTPADYSNHIDKWAFSVPFVCGATNLGEALRRITEGAAMIRSKGEAGTGDVSNATTHMRKIGGEIRRLTSLSPDELYVAAKELQAPYELVAEVASTGKLPVVLFTAGGIATPADAAMMMQLGAEGVFVGSGIFKSGNPAERAAAIVKATTFHDDPDVLAKVSRGLGEAMVGINVDDIPQPHRLAERGW
- a CDS encoding winged helix DNA-binding domain-containing protein, producing MDATEIGPRRLHQQHLAGPPSADPVEAVRRLGCVQAQEYAVAKWSLGQRSGGGVTDAAVQSLLDEGVILRTHILRPTWHFVLGSELGWIQAATAHRVHVFNGYYNRGHGLTPEVAARTNEVITSALRGGNHLTRNELGAALAAAGFEATGNKLAYVVMFAELEGLIANGVMRGKQHTYALVSERVPDPVTLSAPEALAELTRRYFTSHGPATVKDFAWWSSLTVAEIKQGIALCGDALAHEVVDGRTLWFAADAPPPAPAPAASLLQGYDEYVVAYSDTKFVYNVASASPDPGRYTDNMMFHPIAFDGQVGAFWRRKVKPKGIALEIDLLIEPTARHRKALAAEIDRYAAFTGLPVTVTYV
- the pgsA gene encoding phosphatidylinositol phosphate synthase, whose protein sequence is MAKIFQVSARAAMAHVIEPTARRLIAWGVTPNQVTVAGTIGVVGASVGLGATGHFIAGALVVTVFALVDLVDGTMARLSGGSTRFGALLDSTMDRIADGAIVGTVIYILAGRGDRWGVVGGIVCLVLGAVVSYVKARAEGLGMTANVGIAERAERLIIIGVGGLLAGFGLAWGFAAAIWFLAALSTITVGQRLAYVYKQAKAADEADRARAAESPS
- a CDS encoding phosphatidylinositol mannoside acyltransferase, whose protein sequence is MNPVDLGYAAGWKLVRGMPEPVARSVFRAAADYAHRKGGKGTARLRGNLRRVVGPDMPEAELDELTQAALRSYARYWREAFRLPSRTHEQHLEDFRVANWHLLAKIMEEDPGVIMALSHSGNWDIAGAWVTAMGWKLTTVAERLKPESVYERFVEFRRSIGMEIIPLTGGEQPPFDILVDRLQAGAIVPLLADRDLSKRGVEVSFFGGRTRMPSGPALLAIRTGKPLLVIDVWYDDECTRGYVNPPVEIPGPETGTLRERVAVVTQRMATMFEAAIARHPQDWHMLQRVWLDKPPTPEV